From Deferrisoma camini S3R1, the proteins below share one genomic window:
- a CDS encoding response regulator produces MSRVLVVDDAAFMRRTLRDVLEGAGHEVVAEAQDGHEALELYETVRPDVVTLDLVMPRMGGIEVLRELRRRHPEARVVVCSSVSDETSILEAIRLGARDYVLKPVSAEKLREAVAKAGRGS; encoded by the coding sequence GTGAGCCGCGTGCTGGTGGTGGACGACGCCGCCTTCATGCGCCGGACCCTGCGGGACGTGCTGGAGGGGGCCGGCCACGAGGTGGTGGCCGAGGCCCAGGACGGACACGAGGCCTTGGAGCTGTACGAGACCGTTCGGCCCGACGTGGTCACCCTGGACCTGGTGATGCCCCGCATGGGGGGCATCGAGGTGCTCCGGGAGCTGAGGCGGCGCCACCCCGAGGCCCGGGTGGTGGTGTGCTCGTCGGTCAGCGACGAGACCTCGATCCTCGAGGCGATCCGGCTGGGGGCCCGGGACTACGTGCTCAAGCCCGTCTCCGCGGAGAAGCTGCGGGAGGCGGTGGCAAAGGCCGGGAGGGGCTCGTGA
- a CDS encoding chemotaxis protein CheW, protein MSAAPVLVVEVDGERFGILADRVQTVVGYQEPVPIPGRPKPLLGALNHHGELLPVAHLASLLGLKPRLDPLRSVVAVVDWEDGLLGLLAERAHGLLTPLTRVRVSQVLGRWDGPFLDQTLEVEGSRVHVLDLEAMLGALAERIR, encoded by the coding sequence ATGAGCGCGGCTCCGGTGCTGGTGGTCGAGGTGGACGGGGAACGGTTCGGGATTCTCGCCGACCGGGTCCAGACGGTGGTGGGGTATCAGGAGCCGGTGCCGATCCCCGGCCGACCTAAACCCCTGCTGGGTGCGCTGAACCACCACGGCGAGCTGCTGCCGGTGGCGCACCTGGCCTCGCTCCTGGGCCTGAAGCCCCGGCTCGATCCGTTGCGCTCGGTGGTGGCGGTGGTGGACTGGGAGGACGGCCTGTTGGGGTTGCTGGCCGAACGGGCCCACGGGCTGCTGACCCCGCTGACCCGGGTGCGGGTGTCCCAGGTGCTGGGCCGCTGGGACGGCCCGTTCCTGGACCAGACCCTGGAGGTGGAGGGCTCCCGGGTCCACGTGCTCGACCTGGAAGCGATGTTGGGGGCCTTGGCGGAGCGGATCCGGTGA
- a CDS encoding methyl-accepting chemotaxis protein encodes MRIEMGYKFILGFILVIAAVVLVPYLVGFLDLPPWAQSLIPPLAAIAVGLAMGSALTKGLTRHVGELRSATVRIAEGDLRHAVNLGERWFPDELDDLAGAVNAMLTNLRQMVAHILRTSTEVASAAQNLSATAEEVNASTEEIAVTTEEVARGVAEQKGEVERVVHRIHDLEAGLQRIEGTCRLAAEAAASAEDQAQAGTRTAREGFARLESVLSDLERSAEAAVAFSEQIRQVQRFADVITNLSRQTTLLALNAAIEASKAGEEGKGFAVVASEIRKLADSAEKSADQITALLRRLDQAGQGVRGLLEASRGKVAEGREGLEAAAQALGEITGFVGDNARRMGDVLAVIQEQVEGGREIAKFADRVAAVAEANAAATHEVSTTLEHQTAAMEDMAHAAMRLSEMAEDLNRRVSRFHLPEEAEA; translated from the coding sequence ATGCGCATCGAGATGGGGTACAAGTTCATCCTGGGGTTCATCCTGGTCATCGCGGCGGTGGTGCTGGTGCCCTACCTGGTTGGGTTCCTGGATCTGCCGCCCTGGGCCCAGAGCCTGATCCCACCCCTGGCCGCCATCGCCGTGGGCCTGGCCATGGGCAGCGCCCTCACCAAGGGGCTCACCCGGCACGTGGGGGAGCTGCGAAGCGCCACGGTCCGGATCGCCGAGGGCGATCTTCGACACGCCGTGAACCTGGGCGAGCGGTGGTTCCCCGACGAGCTGGACGACCTGGCCGGGGCCGTGAACGCCATGCTCACGAACCTGCGCCAGATGGTGGCCCACATCCTGCGCACGTCCACCGAGGTGGCCTCGGCCGCCCAGAACCTCTCGGCCACGGCCGAGGAGGTGAACGCCTCCACCGAGGAGATCGCGGTGACCACCGAGGAGGTGGCCCGGGGCGTGGCCGAGCAGAAGGGCGAGGTGGAGCGGGTGGTCCACCGGATCCACGATCTGGAGGCCGGGCTCCAGCGAATCGAGGGCACCTGCCGCCTGGCGGCCGAGGCGGCCGCCTCGGCCGAGGACCAGGCCCAGGCCGGCACCCGCACCGCGCGGGAGGGATTCGCCCGGCTCGAGTCGGTGCTGAGCGACCTGGAGCGCTCCGCCGAGGCGGCGGTGGCGTTCTCGGAGCAGATCCGGCAGGTGCAGCGGTTCGCGGACGTGATCACCAACCTGAGCCGCCAGACCACCCTGCTGGCCCTGAACGCCGCCATCGAGGCCTCCAAGGCCGGCGAGGAGGGCAAGGGGTTCGCGGTGGTGGCCAGCGAGATCCGCAAGCTGGCCGACTCGGCCGAGAAGAGCGCCGACCAGATCACGGCCTTGCTGCGGCGCCTGGACCAGGCCGGCCAGGGGGTCCGGGGGCTCCTGGAAGCGTCCCGGGGCAAGGTGGCCGAGGGGCGGGAAGGGCTGGAGGCGGCCGCCCAGGCGCTGGGGGAGATCACCGGGTTCGTGGGGGACAACGCCCGGCGCATGGGCGACGTGCTGGCCGTGATCCAGGAGCAGGTGGAAGGGGGCCGCGAGATCGCCAAGTTCGCCGACCGGGTGGCAGCGGTGGCCGAGGCGAACGCCGCGGCTACCCACGAGGTGTCCACCACCCTCGAGCACCAGACGGCAGCCATGGAGGACATGGCCCACGCCGCCATGCGGTTGAGCGAGATGGCCGAGGACCTGAACCGACGGGTCTCCCGGTTCCACCTGCCCGAAGAGGCCGAGGCATGA
- the rsmB gene encoding 16S rRNA (cytosine(967)-C(5))-methyltransferase RsmB encodes MTRSPNPRSVAVAVLEQVARRQAYADAALDAHLRRHPSMPPRDRALAAHLVYGVLRWQNRIDVHLARASSRPLGKIHPMVLTILRLAAYQILFLDRVPDRAAVHEAVEETRRRRLGHASGFVNAVLRNLSRQGPDLPLPDEPAERLALRFGCPAWIVERWLDEWGEAGAERLCRAASRVPETWLRVRGDRAEALARLRAEGVEAGPGRYAPQAVWVRFQGQPRDLPLVREGRAVVQDQASQLVADVLAPQPGWRVLDACAAPGLKTLQIAERVGQGGSVLALDLHPHRARGVGELVRGLGLPNVGVVAADAASPPTAREFDAVLVDAPCSGLGVLSRTPEAKWRRTAEEVEDLPGLQARILRGVADRVRPGGILVYATCTTLRAENEEVIAAFLADRPEFQVEAPPDANAPWARFVTAEGFLRTFPEGVGEAGPTALDGFFAARLRRTGGEHR; translated from the coding sequence GTGACCCGATCTCCGAACCCCCGATCCGTGGCCGTGGCGGTCCTCGAGCAGGTGGCCCGCCGGCAGGCCTACGCCGACGCCGCCCTCGACGCCCACCTGCGCCGCCACCCGTCCATGCCCCCCCGGGACCGGGCCCTGGCGGCCCACCTGGTCTACGGGGTGCTCCGGTGGCAGAATCGGATCGACGTCCATCTGGCCCGGGCCAGCAGCCGGCCCCTGGGGAAGATCCATCCCATGGTGCTCACGATCCTGCGCCTGGCCGCCTACCAGATTCTGTTCCTCGACCGCGTGCCCGACCGGGCCGCGGTGCACGAGGCCGTGGAGGAAACCCGGCGCCGGCGCCTGGGGCACGCGTCGGGGTTCGTGAACGCCGTGCTCCGGAACCTGTCCCGGCAGGGCCCGGACCTCCCCCTGCCCGACGAGCCCGCGGAGCGCCTGGCCTTACGTTTCGGTTGCCCGGCCTGGATCGTTGAGCGGTGGCTGGACGAGTGGGGCGAGGCCGGGGCCGAGCGCCTGTGCCGGGCCGCCTCCCGGGTGCCGGAGACCTGGCTCCGGGTCCGGGGCGACCGGGCCGAGGCCCTGGCCCGGCTCCGGGCCGAAGGCGTCGAGGCCGGGCCGGGTCGGTACGCACCGCAGGCCGTGTGGGTCCGGTTCCAGGGTCAGCCCCGGGACCTCCCTCTGGTTCGCGAGGGCCGGGCCGTGGTCCAGGACCAGGCGTCCCAGCTCGTGGCCGACGTGCTGGCTCCCCAGCCGGGGTGGCGCGTGCTCGACGCCTGCGCCGCGCCCGGCCTCAAGACCCTGCAGATCGCCGAACGGGTGGGGCAGGGCGGCTCCGTGCTGGCCCTGGACCTCCACCCCCACCGGGCCCGCGGGGTGGGGGAGCTGGTCCGCGGGCTCGGCCTCCCCAACGTGGGGGTGGTCGCGGCCGACGCGGCGAGCCCGCCCACGGCCCGGGAGTTCGACGCCGTGCTGGTGGACGCCCCCTGCTCGGGCCTGGGGGTGCTCTCGCGCACCCCCGAGGCCAAGTGGCGCCGCACGGCCGAAGAGGTCGAGGACCTGCCCGGGCTCCAGGCCCGGATCCTGCGGGGGGTCGCGGATCGGGTGCGGCCGGGGGGGATCCTGGTGTACGCCACCTGCACCACGCTCCGGGCCGAGAACGAAGAGGTGATCGCGGCGTTCTTGGCCGACCGGCCCGAGTTCCAGGTCGAGGCGCCGCCCGACGCGAACGCCCCCTGGGCCCGGTTCGTCACGGCCGAGGGGTTCCTGCGCACCTTCCCGGAGGGGGTGGGGGAGGCCGGCCCTACGGCCCTGGACGGCTTCTTCGCGGCCCGCCTCCGGCGCACCGGGGGAGAGCACCGGTGA